GCCTCCTGCTCTTATTTCAGGCTCGGCCAACTCCTCCTCACCTAACCTCAGCTATGGCAGAGAATATCCTGGCTGCCGCCTGCGAGAGTGAGTCCCGGAAAGCGGCCAAGAGGATGAGACTGGAGATTTACCAGACAGCTCAGGTAACGCCTGTAGATCCTGATTAGTGTAGTAATATGTGCGGGTGGCGCTGCCATcatgctaagggctctttcacacgagcgtgtcacGCTCGATGTGAGAGAGGGATTGTGCATTGTGGAAGCACACGGTATTATCATAattgataatgctgtgtgcctctgcatgaccttTCTGTAGCGGAATCACACTGACAGCTtaatgtcagtatgattctgttacAGAAAGGTAGCGTaatcaatcatgataatgccatgaAGTCGAACGCACGATCCCTCTCTTACACGGAGTGTGATTCCCACAAGggacatgctcgtgtgaaagagcccttaggacaCATACATATGTTTTGTCAGTGTCCGTTTGGTTCCGCATGcagtctacaaaaaaaaaacattcactttagtggggctgcaaaaaaaactgaattgacttagtgtgcattccgtgtccgtatttccgttccgcaaaaaaatagaaaatgtcctattgtcggcattacggacaaggataggactgttcattggggtccacaaaatacggaaagcATCATGGCTGgtaatccgtgttttgtggaacgcaaaacaacaatggtcgtttgcatgagcccttaaggtgaatttagacgggcagattattgggaacgaacgTTTCTGTGTACGctcattcctgacaatctgcccgtctaaatgtgccgccgatcacccgatgaacgagcgaaacacTTGTTCATCGAATGATCCTGTCATTCGTGCAGACACATAAattatcattagggatgagcaattGTAATggcgatccctcgtcctcatactgtgaaggagatcgctgcatgtaaatacattgcttcacctccacttaacgagCAGGTAGCACTACTACAAGAGCTCCCCTGGTGGTGAGAACAGTGGGGTGAGAGAGGGATTACTACTACAAGAGCTCCCTGGTGGTGAGAACAGTGGGGTGAGAGAGATAGCACTACTACTAGAGTTCCCTGGTGGTGAGAACAGTGGGGTGAGAGAGGTAGCACTACTACAAGAGCTCCCTGGAGGTGAGAACAGTGGGGTGAGAGAGgtagcactacttttttgtggtgttctAATCAGTTTTCAAAATAAATTTCACATGGCTGCACAATCCCTTCTTACTGCAGACCCTAGATGACACCCTGAAATTATTACAGACTCCCAGGCCAGACCCTAAAATTAATACAGACATCAGATGagaccccaaatttatacagaccctagATTACACCCCTAATCCGCCAGCTAATTTATACAAACCCCAGGTTAGCCCACAAGTTTATACAGACCCCAAATTGTACCCAAAATCAGTCCCTAAATTTATACAGACCTCAAAACAGACTGTTGCTGCCCCTATAATTCCCACTTTGTCAGGACATAGGGCAAGGTGAAgaggaccagggagcagtgagcaGTGAGCAATGCCAGTGCATTGGTAGGGACGGTGAGTATGGCACCGCTAAGTCAGAAAATTGTCTCGGGCTACAGTGTCACCTATATTTCAACATTGATGCGGGAAACTCAAGGGCAGTAACAGAAACCCTGATGTTACGGACTGCGCACAATGCATGGCCCTCACGAGGGCTGGTTTTCCAGCTGTGCAGATCATTTGTTAAGAGAGAGCTCATGGTCATCTGCATAGGCCTTGTGAACGGCTGGGTGATTTTGTTAGTGCAGGCGCCCAAGGGGCGTGTATTTGCCCTATGTCTGGTGACATGCATTCGGGCTCATTTGCACTGTGAGGGTGCAGTCACACGttgcggattttgttgcagaattgttCACACCTGAAAACAGTTCCAATCAGGGCTTGCGGCAATCCATGTGCCTGCCGCCCCGTTCAAATTAATGGATATTATTTTACGGTCTGCACCCTGATACATCATACTTCattctgggcccctgtgttcccTCAGGGAGCCCCATAGGTGCTGTACTAGTTCTTTCACCATTATAGCCCCACTCTGAAGCCCTGTGATTACTGGTTATTTTGTTTGTTCGGGCAGGAAGAGAACACCCCAGTGGATAAGCCCTCTGGACTCACCCAGTCTTCGTACTCCCTGCCAGCAGGCACCCACAATCAGGATCCTGTGTACATAAATGGCAGTCTCCACTATGCCTACCGTGGCTACAGCTCCATTGGAAGCAACCTGCCGGCACCAACTTCACTGCAAACTGGAAACCACTGCAATGGTAAGCAAGCTGAAGACATTTAAAAGGGACCCTGTATCCAGCAACAGTCTCGTGACATTTATTATAAGATTTCATAATCATGTTGAACtaagtgggaaaaaatataaaccCACCTATCGGGGGGTTAGGAAAATAGTCGCATATGGTGCTCTCTCTCAGCCATTCAGCAGAGCCCAGTGGGATCACACGACACAGTTGAAGCGGTGTGGCTTACTTGTCGATGAAGCTGATGGGCCATTTAGTAGGATCCTGTGGGTCCTAACTTGCTGAAAATCACCAGTCACGAGGTTTTACTGTAGATCGATTAGGTTTTCAAATGGATTGTTGATTGCTGCTGCTTCTTTCTTTCACTAGGTCCCACTGACCTCAGCATCAAGAGTTTGGCTTCGAGTAGCTCTCACACCAATGCCACCAACCGGGCAATGCCATGTGCCCAGCTCAGCCCTACCGAGATTGGGGCCGTGCGGCAGCTGATCGCTGGGTATCGGGAGTCAGCAGCGTTCCTGTTGCGCTCTGCCGATGAACTGGAAAACTTGATACTGCAGCAGAACTAAGAGGTTTCCAGGGCGGACCTACAACCTCAACCTCTTACTCTACAGACTGAGATAAGACATTGATGTCTCTTTGCCCCTCAGATGGTCGCAGGCACTGAACCTGTTCTCGGAGCAGGAGCCATATACTTTTATTGGGAaattgtggggagggggggggggggagtcgtgTCTCTGCACTACGAGATTTTCTTTTTGTCGCACCCTCCTGTACGTCCAGCACAGGGGGCTGCATTCACCTATTTATTGAGAACAgaatttctccttttttttttttgtaatttatttttctgaagatgtttttttttgtttatatggaATAGTTGTTGTTTCACAATTGACGAGCCATGTTGTGCGCGGAACCAGTACTGAGCCGCCTTCTTTCCCTTGAAATGTGTGAGGATTGAGGCACTGGGTGCCACAGCGACATCGCCAGGTGCTAGGGAATTGATAGGCTACCTTGTCATGAACACTGGCTTAACCGACCGACGTGGCTGCCTCCTTTGTGTGCAGGTGACGGGTCTGTTTTAAGGAACTTTAACACTGGATGGTCATTCCGTCGCTGGAGTAAAATCATTCTCTTTCAGGTCACTGTACCACTCCACCATATCTTAGAAGGAAAACACTCCAGCCGGCGTCATCCGACAAATTCTGTCTTGGTTTTGTGACTTATTGGACCATACCATTCTGCATACAAGTAGCATCATATTAGACCAAACCATCTTGCACTTACACATATTATTATAACATTGCACCATTCCTGTCTGATTAGGGTGCATGTTCAGTGCCTAGCTTACAGCCCCATGCACCCAGCATCTTAGTCACTATTCTCCACGCATCCAGTAGACCACAGACAATCCTATTCAGGGTTATCCTTTATCAGGTGGCCACCCCACCCTAACCCTGCATTGTAACATTATATTCCTTTGGACCATACCATTATGCACTTACGTGGTTTCCCTATAGAACATAATATTCTGCACTAAGTTGGTTTGGAATATACCATTCCGCACTCTTGTTTTTCTTTGGAGCGTAACTTTCAGTAACCACATAATATTCCTGTACCGTACTATACTACCACTGGGACCATACATTTCTCCaccaaagtttttattttggaTCATACCATTCAGTACAGAGTAGATTCACACTGTGTCATCCTGGTGAAGCCGGTCTATTACTAGGCTATTTCTGGCTTCCTGCTGCTATGGAGCGCACCTCGTGATTTTTAACCATCTGACCTCTCTCCTGCTTTGCTATGGATTTCCAAAGTCTGGCACAGAACGTAGCAAATCTGGTATGCGTTTCATTCTTTCTCCACAAAACTCAGGCAGAAAACCAGCTAAACGCTTAATCTGCACTTCCGATTACAACTGACCTCAGCAACCcttttccctcatctctgtccagGTCCATGTCATTTCAGCTCCTTTCTTCAACATTCTgattgacattttatttttatatatctgttggttcctctctctcctctctctccccccccccgcaTTTGTCTTTTGCATCATTCCGGCCATTGTGTCCTCATTCATGTCTGACATGCACTTTCCTGAATAGAAATGTCTGGAGGCCatctttagggggggggggggggaggtagcaCGCCGAGgtcactacatttttttttttgctctcgcTAAGCATCCTCCTGACACCAAACTCCTTCCTGCTGACCTCATATTCCAAAGCACATGCTGTCTCTTTAAGATCAAGTCTTATTTTGTCTTTTTAGATCCCCCCTTATTTCAGAAGAATGTGTATTTCTGTGACTTTTATGTGGTGCTTCTagatttgtaatttttattttattgagttgattttatattatttctGGACTCCACAAGTGTCCTGTTTACATGTACAGATGACCTGGTGTAGATTAGCTATACCAACCACCACCACCAGGGGGCACTACTCTGCTTACTAAAGCCACACGCATGCTGTAAGGCTTCTGACCAACCACTCCATTCCCTAGAACTCAGGTAAAGACATGCACACTTTATTTATTCACATTACAACGCCCTGCACGTTGCCATCGGTCACAGCAGGCTCTCCCCTCTTGCACACCCATTTTAAATTTTGCACTCCCGAGCGCGCGCACCCCCCTCCCCGAACCTTCTTGGCTCTTCTAAGCAGATGAGAAATTTCAATAGATCTtatgatatatataatatataagacGCTATTTATTGTTACTGACGGTTCGTGTGGTTTTAATCATTTGTAGAATGTTTTTATTTGTCATATAATGTGATCCCAACATCCATCACATTGTCTATGAcacagtccaccccattccaccCCCTATTATCCAGGCTAAGTGCACTGACTCGCCACCAAGTGGAAACCTTTCTTTTTACTATATGTATAAGGCTGACTAATGAAAAACTGCATAATAAAATATCCCACCTTTCAAAAGAGCATGCGACTCCTGTCATTCAGCTTTGCAGGAATCATGAGATGGGGAGGTAGGTGGACAATACAAAGGGGGGCAGTTAATGTACTGAAAAAAGATGGACAGTCTTTTCCCCGAGATTCTGAAAAATGATACAAAAGAAGCCAGCTGGTTGTCATGGGGTAATGCGATGGTTTCCAGCTAAtacaaatctacaactcccagccattagggcatggtgggagttgtagcctTGCAGCAGCTGAAGACAACATCTATagaagggcccattcacacgaccgtatatttcAGTCCACATCCGCTCCGCATTTTTTGTGCATCAGatacggacctattcatttcaattgggccgcaaaagttgcggacagcacactgcgtactgtctgcatccgtatgtccattccgtggccccgcaaaaaagataaaacttgtcctattcttgcctggaGTTGTAGacatgaataggcatttctatcatggaaAAGGATATTCCATTTCGCAAAAAGGGAAGGCACACGGCTGGTATCAAGGTTTTACGGACCCCAAAAATGGACACGGTCTTGTTAATGAGCCCTAAGTGTTATCTGCCTGCTAAAACGTCACCTCTACACACCacgaagtggtgcctattattaggcttctTCATAAgatgtgtgaaaactgcaggatttttaatATAGTGACATTTGCCCAAACAATATTTGGGGATATTTTTGAAAAACTtgattaaggttttttttttcagcatggaagttttttgttttttttgcctagcTGAAAGCCAGTGTGAtcttattatagtctatggggtctggcAGTACGTGGCACTATCTGGCTCTGTTGGACCCTGATAACTCTTGCAAGCTGTTCTCTGCGGAACAGCGTGCTAGATCCGTGATGTCGcagatgtgaatgtacccttaaggcctcgttcacacaaacTATACAGTTTGGCTCAGGCTGCGTTTAATGAAATTCGCACCATtttacaagcaagttcagtcaatttGGTCTGCGATGGCCTtcagttttccgcacgggtgcaatccATTTTGatgcgtgtttttttttacacacgtgaaaaacaaaaactgaaggtttacaaacaacatctagcaaccatcattgaaaaacgcatcacaccaAGAcgaaatgcgtttttcactgaagccccattcacttctattggaccAGGGCTGCGCAAAAAACTCAGGATCTagaacatggatgtcaaactcatggcccgccagatgttgcaaaactacaactcccatcattccctgatagctgtagtatgcccaggcatgatgggagttgtagttttgcaacagctggagggccacgagtttgacatccctgatctaGAACATGGTGCAATTCTTACTCAATGGAGAAATGatgcatgggggggagggggggggggggaagaaaaaaaataaaacacacatgtgcacacacccattgaaatgaatagggcaggattcagtgcaggtgctatgtgttcacttcACACACCCTAAGGGGCCTTAGTTACTCTAGTGATTAAACCAAAATGTGGTGGGTTCTAGTCCGCCTCCACTCTCAAAACCAGCATACCCTTTACATTTACACACCATGAGGTCTGATCACCAGGACCCCAGAGGTCCTGAGAGTGGAGGTGCCTGGTACCCAGTTCCTTATTGAGGGACAGCAGTACGGCAGACCAATGGCCTGTCTATTCATACTTCTGAAAGCTTTATTCACAGTCTGCAACTTGTGTGTTCTTGGATATTAAAGCCCCATCCCCATCTCAAGTTTTCATAAAGGAGAATAAGCAGCACAGTAAATAAGCCACACACAGCCGTCTATACAGAATATACATTTATATTATAGGCCAGAAATGTGTACACCATAATAATCAGTACAGGGATAAAACACTGGAACGCAGAAGCCCaatctcctcctgtatatacaacCTGTTCATGTGTCACACAGTGCTGCCTGCTTCCAGATATATTGTCCATGCATACAAAAGATGGACGACCCAATTACCCCcctcaacacccccccccccctccctccaaccCACCCCAGAACACTGACCATAGCCCTGCCATGCAGCCCATACCAAATCGAAGGCAGGGGAACCCCCCTGACCCCACAGACTCACCTCTATCCTCCATGAGCGAGCTAGGCTTGAAGGGGCAGTAATGTACAAATGGTAAAAACACAATGGGCACCAGTACAGTGAACGCTCAGCCATAGCATCCACCGGCCCCTGCTGTACACGCAAGTGAAGTGAAATGTTCGGTAAAAACTAGCCAAGTAAATATATGATGTAGCCTTCTGTTCCATCAGATTTTACTTCCTAGAATAATTTACTATTATATTGATTAGAAGGGTTAAAAGTCGCGCTGCTGTATGCACTTTTATACTGCACAGTAGACGTAGTGCTTGCCTCAAACACTGTAAAACAGTCAGATACAAGTTAAAGAAAAACTTTGCCCCGAGTTCTGAATGAAGGAATCTCCGGCTGTTCCTCGATTAACTGTCGGGCTGCAGAATTGTACATGTCATTACCGCCTCTCATACTGAAAGTTTCTGTAACTTTGCAACAGACCTTGCGTTTCGATTCTCCACCatttccaagatctctgcttgttatCAGTTGCAGGAACATTATTCCTTACAGCGCAAGGCTAGAGACCCACTTcctccagtctagacaatcctcggtgagctaaacagcctggactctaCCCGCCCTCATCCACTTTAGGAGCTCAACAGCCTGGACTTCTGGGCTGATAAAGTGGATGAGGGCGGGtagagtccaggctgtttagctcctAGAGACGTGTCTAGATTGGATCCAACAGTAACAAGCTATGAGAGTATAGACCGCAAGAAGGGCTTGAAAATGAATTAAAGGTATATCAGAAAGCTGTGAAATGTACTATGCAGTGAACTTAAATTGTAATCTTATGGGTTTAGTGGGGGACTGGCTATAAACCGAGCTACCCCCAAAACACCAAGACTGTTGACCTCACAGCACCCCCTCATGACCATTACTACCCCTTCAATAGGGCCTGTATCACAATAACAGCTGAATAATATTcatcagcagtttttttttctttcaatttcTAACAAAATAAAGCATAATACAATATTAACATCTCGTTGCTCTGAACATTAGGAAAAATACAGACACTAAAAACCAGGGTTCACCAACCCACTCTCCTTCCCAGGAAGGTGGAGGGACTACAACCCTCAGCATGGCCACATACTGTCAGGACATGCAAGGAAGTTGTAGCCCCACTACCGGATGAAAGGGTCACTGGTTTACGAAATCTTGCTAAACTAGAAGACTGCCCCTAGAGCTGTCAGTGTATTATCTTATGACAAGGCACGAAACACACAGTTTGGAAGGTCCTATGCAGTCGATGTGACAGAAGGCCCCGCAACCCTCACACATGGCCATGGCTTTGAAGCTGCACGAACACCTCAGTGAAACTTGCTCCTTCCCTCCGTCTCCCGAGAAGACTTCCACAGAGAGTGAGGCACTGCCCGTAACCTCACAGTCCCCAGGCATTGAGGAGAGACGCAACCCTGCGGAGTAATGGTAGGCGGCCACATCCTGCGACAACATCTCCAGGAAGGTGTCCATCTTATTTCGGGGAGACAAGGCTAGGTCTACAGGCAGCTCAACACGGACCCCCACTTCCTTTGGGAACTGGATGAAGGGCATACCCAATAATAAGGGGACTTTACCAGCAAACCCAGCCGAGTTATACAGCGAATGTTTATGGTCTCCACAGCTGTCCTGGCAACCCTGGGACATCTCCTTAAAGGGGTGAGGGCTGGATGATGGCTCAGTGGTGGGGCCAGGGCTACCATGCTTTCCTGCCTCCAGATTCGCAGGTGACAAAATGGAGTGCATGTACAACCTTTCTTGTCCATCATTTGTACCTGCTGAAAAATTTCCAACCGTGGCTTCAGGTTCAGGAAGTTCATCCTCTTTAAACACATTAGCTGTGCAGGGGACAACATTAACAGGCAAAGGAACTGCCAGGTTTCCCTTAAAACAATCAAAAGCAACgttctcagcagcaggcactaatGTCTGCTCCAAGGACCCTGCCTGTATAGCACCATAGGGTAGGTCAGACTTATTTGGCTCCAGTGAGCTGTTGACCAAGGGACAAGGAACATTGTCATGAGGGTGGCCGTTACAGCATGGGTCACTAGCAAAGTCCAATGTGGTGTTGGGTGTTGAGGGGTCATAAACATGCACGGGCAACTGTCCTGTGGGTAAGGTTTTAGCTGTGTCCAGTGAGTGTGGCTGCACTAGAGAGGATGTAGGTAGTACATGGTGCTCGGTGCTGTCCGCTGgtgctgcatcagttttattttcaGAAGAATCCTTTTCGGTTGAACATAACGAGACCTGCTTGAGTCTGTTCTGAAAGGTATTGGAGACGTCACCCAGAACACATGGCGTACCCTCAAAGGACTGTCCTGTGGTGCCATCCATAGAGGATGCAAACATCCTCTCATCACTACACTGGCTCATACATAtattctcctcctctttgtctGCCATAGGAACTTCCTTATCGCCATTCTGGGAGCTGTCCTCTAGGACACTCACCTTATCGAGGTGCCATTCTTTGGTAAGTGAGTCATTCGTGCCATGGTCATTATGAACATTGCCTGCATCACTTGACACCAAGCTGATTTTGACCCGTGGGACTTCTTGTTTCTCCGCCATCATGGCAACGGCCTGCAGTAATTGTGTTCTGCAGCGATTTGCTGGTTTCTCTCCATGTCTTCTCTTTCTGGTTCTTCTTCTGGAGCCTCTGGACCGGCTTCTTCTTTTGCTTGTGTGGTGGCAGTGGTTACCGCTGCCTCGGCCTTCACCATTGGAGGTCTGGGAGTGATGGTCACTGGTCTGACTGTCAGAAGgcgagcagggagaaggccaGCACCCAGTGGGATCAGGGTTTGGGATGATCCGGTGGAAGATCTGGTAAGCTGGCAAACCTTTAACCACCCAGGGAGGTTTGATCCGAGAAAGCTGTATCTGGGGAGAAAAATACCTGTAATTAATAAATTTAATTCATATTCTAAACAATTATAAAAGTTGTACAGCTCAGGATGCTGAGAATGGTATAACAGATGTTAGACAATAGCAAGAGAGGAGCAACTTGCATACAGTGatattataccagctgtacatatataactatatacaggagataaccaggttatatcagcatggcccatatcactatatacaagatgtgcaacttataccagctgtacattagggttgttgcgggtatcgaaatttcgataccaggacaaaagtatcgattgggtattgatAAGATACCgggctttcctttttttttttttatactgggctgcgcagtctagtatctctgaacatgagcgtgctgctgtcagcgcgctcatgttttctcagcagcacaggggagaaggaagcagtctctctctccctccctcccccctgtgctgctgccaccaatgaacagagagaggggcgggcgcgcactgcgccaccaatgatacgacttttcctacacagagcggcgcccagcgacgtcccagcacttaccattattcctgggcgccgctccgtttgcccgcagtgccccatatgctaattactattggAGCGATGGGgaagagacatcagcttctctagtgggcgttccttcaccctgcgctgcgattggacagcgctacagccagggagaaggaaagcccactagagaagctgatgtctcctccccatcgctcagatagtaattagcatatggagcagtgatggagctgcgatcagcggtagttaacccctcaggtgcagtatactttatggtatcgaaaccgaatcaaaaatttggtattgcaacaactctactgtacatatataattatatacagaagatacacaggttataccagcatggtctataTCAGTATATaaaaagatgtataacttataccagctgtacatatataattatatacaggagatgtctaggttataccagcatggtccttaTCACTTCATTCAAAAAAAGATTATGTTATTGCAGCTGTATATATAAACAATCATATTGAACATTTTATCTCGTACCCggattggtgggacttttggttCTTCTTTGGTGGGCTGTGGCTTTTCGGGGTGAACACTCTGAATTGTGTTACGAAAGGACTGACGCTGTTCCATCCGTGGCTTCTTTTCGAGGGAGGGGCTGGAGATTTCTGGCTCGGtggtcttcctcttctgctccgaTGTAAtctcgggatgaagttcgggcaCTCTCTCGGAGGTGGAGGGGAGGCTGAGGTCATCTCTTTTGGACAATCTGCTCTCCACAGCTGAAGGATCAGACTCCGTTGTCTCCAGAGGAAGGGGAGGAGAGGTGGTAACTTTGACTTCAGCAGTGCCTGGAAGGTTACGTTGGATCTTTTTAGTGTTCCTGTAAAGACTCCTCCGAGTTCTGATGTGAACATCAGGAACCACCTCCTGTTTCTGAGCAGGTTCTAGATTTGTTCTCGGCTTCTCTTGCTGTAGGCAAGGTGTTTCATAAGACTTATCTTCCAGATCAGATCCTGGCTCCTCCAAATACCCGAGCCTGGAAATTAGAACAAGACACAACATCAATGGGATGGTGACAACCTCAGAAACAGGCTGGTTGTCAGAACTAATTTATTAGGAATAGCGGCTTTAGTAATATAAGGTGGGTGCAAACTAATCAACACATGATCACAATGTAACTATACTATTATATTCAGGGAGGTGGGGCAGTGATAACCTTATTCACAGGTGTTGCCATTCATGGACACATGTCTCAGGTGGCTCCAGACAGTTAGTTGTAACaaggctgtgatgtcacaatggtgCTAACCCCCAATGGACGGCTGGGTCTGAAGATAGCCCAAATGCCAAGCAtgcagcactatggggggcagtggtGCAGTCCAGACTGTACCAGAACTCAAAAAAGAAACAAAAGCTTCTTACTTCTGTCCATAGAAATCTTCAAAGAACTTCTCTTTCCAGTCTTCAACTTTCTTCTCCTTTCCCATCTCCTGTCTCATCCGCTGCTGAGCCTCAGGAGTGAATTCACCTGCAGAAGATGTAACAGTTACTTAAAGGTGTTTGCCTATTTtaaacattgggggcatattgcaaGGATATGACCCCAAAGTCTGATGAGGTTGG
The sequence above is a segment of the Bufo gargarizans isolate SCDJY-AF-19 chromosome 6, ASM1485885v1, whole genome shotgun sequence genome. Coding sequences within it:
- the ASXL1 gene encoding polycomb group protein ASXL1 isoform X4 translates to MRDKQKRRRERTWAEAAKMVLENYSDAPMTPKQILNVIEAEGLKETKSGSSPLACLNAMLHSNSRTREAMFYKLPGRISLFTMKKNAVQWSRVVSLPDDGDAEDTADEEGSQWTEDSSVPAAETSSSASCSQESHVRETRSLVQMNKQKRRSGVLLPRVVLTPLKVNGAHLPSTSGQVRKKEEEIDFETPGSILVNTNLRALINVRMFNALPAHLQQQLLLLLPDVDRQVSPDGQLRMSGSALNNEFFAHACQRWRERLAEGEFTPEAQQRMRQEMGKEKKVEDWKEKFFEDFYGQKLGYLEEPGSDLEDKSYETPCLQQEKPRTNLEPAQKQEVVPDVHIRTRRSLYRNTKKIQRNLPGTAEVKVTTSPPLPLETTESDPSAVESRLSKRDDLSLPSTSERVPELHPEITSEQKRKTTEPEISSPSLEKKPRMEQRQSFRNTIQSVHPEKPQPTKEEPKVPPIRIQLSRIKPPWVVKGLPAYQIFHRIIPNPDPTGCWPSPCSPSDSQTSDHHSQTSNGEGRGSGNHCHHTSKRRSRSRGSRRRTRKRRHGEKPANRCRTQLLQAVAMMAEKQEVPRVKISLVSSDAGNVHNDHGTNDSLTKEWHLDKVSVLEDSSQNGDKEVPMADKEEENICMSQCSDERMFASSMDGTTGQSFEGTPCVLGDVSNTFQNRLKQVSLCSTEKDSSENKTDAAPADSTEHHVLPTSSLVQPHSLDTAKTLPTGQLPVHVYDPSTPNTTLDFASDPCCNGHPHDNVPCPLVNSSLEPNKSDLPYGAIQAGSLEQTLVPAAENVAFDCFKGNLAVPLPVNVVPCTANVFKEDELPEPEATVGNFSAGTNDGQERLYMHSILSPANLEAGKHGSPGPTTEPSSSPHPFKEMSQGCQDSCGDHKHSLYNSAGFAGKVPLLLGMPFIQFPKEVGVRVELPVDLALSPRNKMDTFLEMLSQDVAAYHYSAGLRLSSMPGDCEVTGSASLSVEVFSGDGGKEQVSLRCSCSFKAMAMCEGCGAFCHIDCIGPSKLCVSCLVIR
- the ASXL1 gene encoding polycomb group protein ASXL1 isoform X2, whose translation is MRDKQKRRRERTWAEAAKMVLENYSDAPMTPKQILNVIEAEGLKETKSGSSPLACLNAMLHSNSRTREAMFYKLPGRISLFTMKKNAVQWSRVVSLPDDGDAEDTADEEGSQWTEDSSVPAETSSSASCSQESHVRETRSLVQMNKQKRRSGVLLPRVVLTPLKVNGAHLPSTSGLSVRRVESESSSNSALRGSLAFHRRSALSGNSTHHLRSLKNISAPGQVRKKEEEIDFETPGSILVNTNLRALINVRMFNALPAHLQQQLLLLLPDVDRQVSPDGQLRMSGSALNNEFFAHACQRWRERLAEGEFTPEAQQRMRQEMGKEKKVEDWKEKFFEDFYGQKLGYLEEPGSDLEDKSYETPCLQQEKPRTNLEPAQKQEVVPDVHIRTRRSLYRNTKKIQRNLPGTAEVKVTTSPPLPLETTESDPSAVESRLSKRDDLSLPSTSERVPELHPEITSEQKRKTTEPEISSPSLEKKPRMEQRQSFRNTIQSVHPEKPQPTKEEPKVPPIRIQLSRIKPPWVVKGLPAYQIFHRIIPNPDPTGCWPSPCSPSDSQTSDHHSQTSNGEGRGSGNHCHHTSKRRSRSRGSRRRTRKRRHGEKPANRCRTQLLQAVAMMAEKQEVPRVKISLVSSDAGNVHNDHGTNDSLTKEWHLDKVSVLEDSSQNGDKEVPMADKEEENICMSQCSDERMFASSMDGTTGQSFEGTPCVLGDVSNTFQNRLKQVSLCSTEKDSSENKTDAAPADSTEHHVLPTSSLVQPHSLDTAKTLPTGQLPVHVYDPSTPNTTLDFASDPCCNGHPHDNVPCPLVNSSLEPNKSDLPYGAIQAGSLEQTLVPAAENVAFDCFKGNLAVPLPVNVVPCTANVFKEDELPEPEATVGNFSAGTNDGQERLYMHSILSPANLEAGKHGSPGPTTEPSSSPHPFKEMSQGCQDSCGDHKHSLYNSAGFAGKVPLLLGMPFIQFPKEVGVRVELPVDLALSPRNKMDTFLEMLSQDVAAYHYSAGLRLSSMPGDCEVTGSASLSVEVFSGDGGKEQVSLRCSCSFKAMAMCEGCGAFCHIDCIGPSKLCVSCLVIR
- the ASXL1 gene encoding polycomb group protein ASXL1 isoform X3, whose amino-acid sequence is MRDKQKRRRERTWAEAAKMVLENYSDAPMTPKQILNVIEAEGLKETKSGSSPLACLNAMLHSNSRTREAMFYKLPGRISLFTMKKNAVQWSRVVSLPDDGDAEDTADEEGSQWTEDSSVPAAETSSSASCSQESHVRETRSLVQMNKQKRRSGVLLPRVVLTPLKVNGAHLPSTSGLSVRRVESESSSNSALRGSLAFHRRSALSGNSTHHLRSLKNISAPGQVRKKEEEIDFETPGSILVNTNLRALINVRMFNALPAHLQQQLLLLLPDVDRQVSPDGQLRMSGSALNNEFFAHACQRWRERLAEGEFTPEAQQRMRQEMGKEKKVEDWKEKFFEDFYGQKLGYLEEPGSDLEDKSYETPCLQQEKPRTNLEPAQKQEVVPDVHIRTRRSLYRNTKKIQRNLPGTAEVKVTTSPPLPLETTESDPSAVESRLSKRDDLSLPSTSERVPELHPEITSEQKRKTTEPEISSPSLEKKPRMEQRQSFRNTIQSVHPEKPQPTKEEPKVPPIRLSRIKPPWVVKGLPAYQIFHRIIPNPDPTGCWPSPCSPSDSQTSDHHSQTSNGEGRGSGNHCHHTSKRRSRSRGSRRRTRKRRHGEKPANRCRTQLLQAVAMMAEKQEVPRVKISLVSSDAGNVHNDHGTNDSLTKEWHLDKVSVLEDSSQNGDKEVPMADKEEENICMSQCSDERMFASSMDGTTGQSFEGTPCVLGDVSNTFQNRLKQVSLCSTEKDSSENKTDAAPADSTEHHVLPTSSLVQPHSLDTAKTLPTGQLPVHVYDPSTPNTTLDFASDPCCNGHPHDNVPCPLVNSSLEPNKSDLPYGAIQAGSLEQTLVPAAENVAFDCFKGNLAVPLPVNVVPCTANVFKEDELPEPEATVGNFSAGTNDGQERLYMHSILSPANLEAGKHGSPGPTTEPSSSPHPFKEMSQGCQDSCGDHKHSLYNSAGFAGKVPLLLGMPFIQFPKEVGVRVELPVDLALSPRNKMDTFLEMLSQDVAAYHYSAGLRLSSMPGDCEVTGSASLSVEVFSGDGGKEQVSLRCSCSFKAMAMCEGCGAFCHIDCIGPSKLCVSCLVIR